In Gammaproteobacteria bacterium, the genomic stretch AATGTCCACCATGATCAATTAACCAGGGTATGATTTTGTTTTTATCTAATTCACGAGATTCAATAAAATCAATCGCCTCTTTAAGAGTATGATCACACTCTGGGGCTGATTCGCGATTCAAATAACTTAGAAGATCCTTTAAATCCTCAATACTCATTGGTATTGAGGCCCTTAATGCATCTTCTTCATTCTTCTTGAATTGTTCCTTTAACCTTTTCTTATCTTCTTTATCCATATTCCTTTACGCATAACGCTTAGCCAAGAGGCGCGGCGCAGAGCGACGCGTCCGAGTGAGCGTAGCGAACGCTCTTGGGCTGATTGTTAGAAGGCTTGTCTTTACAACTAGCACCATTTCTATTCACCTAAGTTGATTTTCTTCGCAATGTCATAGCACGCCCCGCACAGCAGCTTTACACCGGCAAATTCCTCACTATCGTCAGTCCATTCACCGTTTGTCTTCTGCACCATACTTTCACATGCTGAGCACCATGCATCAGGCCTAGAGTTCTCTGGATCATTGGCCCACCAAAAACCCCTTGCTTCTCCGTCACTCAATGTCTGAACAATGTGCTGACACACAAAAGTAGCTTGCTGCTTACCATGAGTACAACATTCGATATAGTTTTCTTCTTCCGTCATATGGTTCGGGCTGCCTTCTAACGATAAGGCCAGGGGCGCGAGCAGAGCGAGCGTCCCAGTGAGCGATAGCGAACAATCTGGGCCGCCTTGTTATGAGTTTTCATCGATATATGACTTCCATCTGAGCATTAAATTAGCAACATCAAACGCTCTCTCTTTTTCAAACGAGAGGCCCATATTTTCTGATTCTGCCCATCGAAGATACTCAACTATGTCTTCAATATTTCCTGATTTCACACGGCCATAGATTGCTGTCATATAGCTATAGTATTCGTCACGCGCTTCTGGAATACCTCTTACTCCGATAGGATCCCATACATAGTGAACTATCTCCTCTACACGACGAAACAACTCAGCATCTTGAGGTAGCATCTTATCGCTCATATATACTCATAACGCCAAGACAAGCGGCGCTGAGCAACGCGAAGCGTCCGAATGAGCGCAGCGAATGCTCTTGGTCTTTTTGTTAAGCGCTTTACTTGCATGTAGCAGTTCCTGTTGCGTAAGGGTATTTACTGCGTTTATTTGCGCTAAATTGCCCACTACGCATTTTAACTTCCATTTCCGAAATATAAGCATTTGAACCGCAAAGTTCAGTTGCTCGTCTATGCCAATAACTTTCTACTAATTCTTTTGATGTGTTCGGATTGGCCTCGAACGTTATCAAAAATGTTTTCTCATCGAGTTTTTCATTACGGTATCCCTCCGGAACAACGCTACCCAGAGGCTTATACGGAGTCGCTAACGAACAACCGGCACAAATAATACACATCAACGCTTGCAAACTCCGCACAGACAACCAACTTAACAACTACTTTCTCCGGTTTCTATAAGAACACCCATATCGAAATATTTATCCTGCGCGCTTAACGTTTAAGCCAAGAGGCCGCCGACGTAGGAGGCGGTCCGAGGGAGCATAGCGACCTTAGGCGACTGGTTATATGCTATCCTAATTTTGCACATGCCAGTATCTATAAGGAAACATATGCTCTTGTTTTTCGGCGACTGTATCGAGATCAATTAAGTCAATAATAAACTCAAAAGATACTGTGGCTTGACTACTGTAGCTTTTAACTAAATTAACAACCAAGCCTTCTTGAAACTCTATTATTTTGTCATTCTTTGCGTCTAGTATCTTTATTGAACGCTTAAGACTGTAGGGTTCACCGTGGTAAACGGAAAAAACATCATATCCTGCGTAATCGACAATAATCAGCAAAGATGCCAGGGATCCAACGAGAAAAGAACTTATTGCAACTACGATATACTTAGTCATCGACTGCTCTCATGCATATAACATTTTTATCAGTAGCCCCTTCTTAAGATATCTCGATCTTTTATCATAATCTGCGAGCAACTTATTGTTTGAACTAGGGATATCCAACAGAGCACCTTAGTTCCAAAATCAGGATAGCTAGTTTTTCCCCCTATCCCAACACGGTGATCGCCCCCTATCTAGCCGCTTAAATTCCTAACTCCCTCATTTAATATAAAAATCCCCAATCAATCAAGGCTAAATCAAGCCGTGGCTAGCGCAAAAAATTTTGCGCCTTGAAATCTGATCCAGATGGCTGTATATACAACCAGTACTTTAAACATCGAAAGGAAAAAGAATGAAAAAGAAAGCTAGCCCATTTATGACAGCTCTGCGTGAAGAAATTCGTTTGCGTGGCTATAGTATAAAAACAGAGAAGACTTATCTCGAATGGACTCGTCAATACATACGTTTTATAAAGCACAAACACCCAAGTGAAGTTGGCGCAGCTGGCGTAAAAGCTTTTTTAACGTTTTTAGCCGTCAAGAAAAACGTGGCGATCAATACGCAGAAATCGGCGTTGAACGCACTCAATTTTTTGTATGCAAAACACCTAAAAATTGAACTCGGTGATCTTGGTTTTCAACTGGCGACACGTCAGCGAATTCTGCCAAGTGTTTTGACACCGGTTGAAGTGAAGCAAATTCTCGATCAACTTTCGGGGCGTAATCTTTTGATTGTTGAATTGCTATACGGTAGCGGTTTGCGCACATCCATACACCGGCGAGCTATGTCGACATCATTTGCACTACACCGTAGTGCGTAAGTTTGTAAAAATTGCGGTTCGCCAAGCCGGTATCGACTATAAGCGCGTCAACACTCATACCTTTAGACATTCCTTTGCGACCCATATGTTGGCGAACGGAACAGATATCCGCTCTGTCCAGGAGATGCTCGGACACAATGATGTCAAGACGACGCAGATTTATACCCACGTATTAGGGCAACACTTTGCAGGTAGTCAGAGCCCGCTTGATCAAATTCGCGAGGATCAGGCGCCGTATTTGTCTCGATATGCTTGTACAGCCGCAGCATGCTGAGAAAGTTCGGGATGCCCATCAAGATAACTCAACAGGTCTTCGAGTTTAACGATACTGGCCACGGGTATGCCCAGGGATTCTTCCACTTCCTGGATGGCGGACTTGTCACCGGTGCCTTTTTCCTGGCGGTTGAGGGCAATCATCACCCCCGCCGGTGTCGCGCCCTGAGCCTTGATGATGTCGACGGATTCGCGCACGGAGGTACCGGCGGAGATCACGTCGTCGACGATTAAGACCTTGCCTTTTAGCTCTGCGCCGACGAGGGTGCCGCCTTCGCCGTGGTCTTTGGCTTCTTTGCGGTTGAAGACATAGGGCACGTCGCGGTCGTGGTGGTCGGCCAGGGCGATGCCAATAGCGGCAACTAGCGGGATGCCTTTATATGCCGGACCGAATAGCACGTCGTATTGCAGGCCTGCGTCGACCATGGCGGCGGCGTAGAATCTTCCGAGTTTAGCCAGACTGCCACCGGTGTTGAACAGGCCACTGTTGAAGAAATAGGGGCTGGTACGCCCGGATTTGAGCGTGAACTCGCCAAATTTCAGCACGCCGGTGTGTATGGCAAAGTCGAGAAATTCCCGTTGATAGTCGCGCATGATTGCTCCCGCGTTTGAGTTGGCGCCATTCTAGCGAATATGACCCCTGAGGAAAACTTCGGTATCATAGCCGGCCTTCAATAAGAACCAGGGGTAGTCTCATGCGCATCATCACCGCCAACGTCAACGGCATTCGTTCTGCGGCCAAAAAAGGCTTTTTTGAGTGGATGCAAAAACAGGATGCGGACGTGGTGTGCATACAGGAGACCAAGGCGCAGGAAGACCAGCTCTCCCAGGCCGAGCACTATCCCGAGGGCTATCACTGTTATTACTTCGATGCGGAGAAAAAAGGCTATAGCGGTGTTGCGTTGTATTGCCGCCAGAAGCCAAACAAGGTCACCAAGGGTCTGGGCGAAGGCTTTGAGGATATGGACGCCGAGGGGCGCTATATTCAGGCCGACTTCGACAATATCAGCGTCATCTCTTTGTATTTACCTTCCGGCTCGTCCGGTGACGAGCGTCAGCAGGTGAAATACAGCTTTCTTGATCGTTTCGCCGAAACCCTCAAATCCATGCGCAAGAAAAAGCGCGAATTTATTGTCTGCGGAGACTGGAATATCGTGCACAAGGAAATCGATATCAAAAACTGGAAGGGCAATCAGAAAAACTCCGGCTGTCTGCCCGAGGAGCGCGCGTGGCTGGATCAGTTATTTGGCCCTATCGGTTTTGTCGATGCCTTTCGCGTGGTGAATCAGGCGCCTGAACAATACACCTGGTGGTCAAATCGCGGTCAGGCCTGGGCCAAGAACGTCGGGTGGCGTATTGATTACCATGCGATCACGCCGGGGCTAAGAGATAAAGTAAAAGCAGTGGAGATATACAAGGAAGAGCGGTTTTCAGATCACGCGCCGTTAACCATAGACTACGACAGCGTTCTTTAAGAGGCGGCGTCCAGATCGTTTTGTTCGTTCTGGAACTGTGTCAGCCAGTTGGTAAAGTGTTCCACTTCCATCGGCTTGGCAAAGAAGAATCCCTGCCCCATATGACAACCAAGGCGGCGCAGAAAACCCGCTGTTGCTTCGTTCTCGATTCCTTCGGCAACTATGCCATAGCCAAATGCGCGGCCCACATTCACAGTCGCCTCGATAATCGAGGCGTCTTGCTGATTATTCACCGCGTTATACACAAATGAGCGATCGATCTTGATTTCGTCGATCGGTAGTTTCTTGAAATTCACGAACGACGAATAACCTGTTCCAAAATCGTCGATGGAAACTCGGAAGCCCATGTCGCGCAGACTCGTCAGAACTTGCGACACGCGCGTAGTGTCGTGCACGATAGCGCTTTCGGTTACTTCCAGGGTAAAGTGACGTGGATTCACGTTTGTCCTTTTCACCAGTTCGATAACTTGCTCGACAAAACGCGGATCATTCAAGTTTTGTACTGATAAATTCACAGAGAGATGTAACTCGTGTCCGCGCTTATAGAAGTAGGCAAAATCACGGAACGCACGCCACAACACCCACATCGTCAAACGCCCCATCAAACCTGTACGTTCCGCCAGCGGAATAAAGCGCATCGGCGGCAAAATACCGCGACTCGGATGGTGCCAACGCACCAGTGCCTCGGCACTGACTACGGAACGATGGAGTAAATCATACTTGGGCTGGTAAACAAGAGTCAGTGCGTCATTTTCAATCGCATCGCGCAATTCGCCTACCAGCATCAATTCGGTTTGTTCATCGACATTTTCATCAGTGTAGAAAGACAAATTCAGACCGGAAATCTTGGCATGATCCAGTGCCTTGTCTGCGTGATGAACCAGGGTAACGCTTTCTTTGGCGTCGCGTGGAAACATCGCAATACCGATACATGCCGAGATAAAAAATCGCTCCTTACCCACAACCAGTTCGTGTTCCAGTTTGTCGATGATCTTGCGCGCGACAATCTCTGCGCCATAATCGTCCGTATCGTAAAGCAGGATACCAAACTCATCACCATCGATTCGCGCCACGGTATCTGAATCACGCACCACGGAAGTCAGCACGCTACTGATCTGCTTTAGTAAATCGTCGCCATAATGATGACCAAGGGCGTCGTTTACGTCTTTAAAACCATTAAGATCCACCAACAACACGCCATGCTCTCGATCACTACGCTTACCCATGGCAATGGCTTGATCGAGATGATCCAGTAATAGTTTGCGATTAGGCAAAAGCGTTAAGGAATCGTGCATGGATTGATGCGTTAGCGCATCACGTTGTTGTCCGAGCTTACGCAACAACCCGGCAACATACATCGCCAGCCACGCCGACAACCAAACCACCATCAATGTACCAAAAGCCAGCGACACGCCCATTTCCTTCATAAAGGAATAGGCCTCTTTTGCGTCTTCGACATACACCGCCGTGATGTAGGAATTCGCAGAAGAAACCGGTGTATTAAACCAGGTGTAGAGTTTGTCGTTGATTACCTGCTGACCGTTTTCCCGTTGGTCACCAATAAAGGAATACAGGCTGGGGAATTCATTGGATGGCGACAGTACATAGGTCAAAGTGCCTTCGTTACTGTGGACGTAAAAATAGATATTTTCCGGTTCCTTGGCCTCGATTCGCTCAATAAGCTCATTGATATCGCCATTTTGCGTGAGCGTGTTGTCGATATCATTCAGGGTGTTGGACAGCAGCCCTCTAAGCACCGTAAGTTGTTTTTCAACGCCTGATTCGCGGGTAGCATCAAATGAAAGATAGGCGAACGCAACCACCACGGTGGTTGTCACGAGAGAAAAAATGAGGAGCCACTTTAGTCGCTGATTCATTACGCCTGCATCCCTCTATATAAGGATGCAAGTAAATGTGAGGCTCTTATAATTAGTCTTGAACTCATTCGAAATTACGCAAAAATTACCATACTGTAACCCTCGTAATATCGTCCACCGCCGTCGGTTTATTAGCACAAATTGACTATAACCATTCCTGGCCTTATTCAAGCACTTACAACTACTGTTCGTTCGGGCGTAAAAATATCAGCTGAGCGACTTCGCGAAATCAAATAATGGCGCGACCACCAGAAAATTCGTCAATTGCAGAAACACCACCACAATGAGTGGCGAAAGATCAAAACCAGAAATGGGTGGCAACATACGCCGTGCCGGTCGCAATAGCGGCTCGTTGAGTGCGTATAAAACACCTACCACCGGATTATAGGTCTGGGGATTAACCCAACTGAGTATGACCTGAATAATCAGGGAAAACAGGAATATCTTGAGCGTAAAATCGAGTAACTCCACCACGCTCACCGCCAGTGTAGCCAAGGGCGAGGCTTGTGCACCAAGCAATACCATGGTCAAAAACAGCTCAAGATATTGCAATACGATCAATACCAATACCGACGCCATATCGATACCGAACAAACCGGGAATGAAACGACGCAGCGGCCGTAGAACAGGATTGGTAACCTTGACG encodes the following:
- a CDS encoding YggT family protein, whose translation is MGNSYVSNAGIFLVHTIFGLLLLVFMLRLLMQLVRADFHNPVSQFIVKVTNPVLRPLRRFIPGLFGIDMASVLVLIVLQYLELFLTMVLLGAQASPLATLAVSVVELLDFTLKIFLFSLIIQVILSWVNPQTYNPVVGVLYALNEPLLRPARRMLPPISGFDLSPLIVVVFLQLTNFLVVAPLFDFAKSLS
- a CDS encoding exodeoxyribonuclease III, with amino-acid sequence MRIITANVNGIRSAAKKGFFEWMQKQDADVVCIQETKAQEDQLSQAEHYPEGYHCYYFDAEKKGYSGVALYCRQKPNKVTKGLGEGFEDMDAEGRYIQADFDNISVISLYLPSGSSGDERQQVKYSFLDRFAETLKSMRKKKREFIVCGDWNIVHKEIDIKNWKGNQKNSGCLPEERAWLDQLFGPIGFVDAFRVVNQAPEQYTWWSNRGQAWAKNVGWRIDYHAITPGLRDKVKAVEIYKEERFSDHAPLTIDYDSVL
- a CDS encoding DUF2695 domain-containing protein, which codes for MDKEDKKRLKEQFKKNEEDALRASIPMSIEDLKDLLSYLNRESAPECDHTLKEAIDFIESRELDKNKIIPWLIDHGGHCDCEVIYNVYDDVGDIVGWHLDEDA
- a CDS encoding bifunctional diguanylate cyclase/phosphodiesterase, with translation MNQRLKWLLIFSLVTTTVVVAFAYLSFDATRESGVEKQLTVLRGLLSNTLNDIDNTLTQNGDINELIERIEAKEPENIYFYVHSNEGTLTYVLSPSNEFPSLYSFIGDQRENGQQVINDKLYTWFNTPVSSANSYITAVYVEDAKEAYSFMKEMGVSLAFGTLMVVWLSAWLAMYVAGLLRKLGQQRDALTHQSMHDSLTLLPNRKLLLDHLDQAIAMGKRSDREHGVLLVDLNGFKDVNDALGHHYGDDLLKQISSVLTSVVRDSDTVARIDGDEFGILLYDTDDYGAEIVARKIIDKLEHELVVGKERFFISACIGIAMFPRDAKESVTLVHHADKALDHAKISGLNLSFYTDENVDEQTELMLVGELRDAIENDALTLVYQPKYDLLHRSVVSAEALVRWHHPSRGILPPMRFIPLAERTGLMGRLTMWVLWRAFRDFAYFYKRGHELHLSVNLSVQNLNDPRFVEQVIELVKRTNVNPRHFTLEVTESAIVHDTTRVSQVLTSLRDMGFRVSIDDFGTGYSSFVNFKKLPIDEIKIDRSFVYNAVNNQQDASIIEATVNVGRAFGYGIVAEGIENEATAGFLRRLGCHMGQGFFFAKPMEVEHFTNWLTQFQNEQNDLDAAS
- the pyrE gene encoding orotate phosphoribosyltransferase, translating into MRDYQREFLDFAIHTGVLKFGEFTLKSGRTSPYFFNSGLFNTGGSLAKLGRFYAAAMVDAGLQYDVLFGPAYKGIPLVAAIGIALADHHDRDVPYVFNRKEAKDHGEGGTLVGAELKGKVLIVDDVISAGTSVRESVDIIKAQGATPAGVMIALNRQEKGTGDKSAIQEVEESLGIPVASIVKLEDLLSYLDGHPELSQHAAAVQAYRDKYGA